GAACGTGGACGCCGCCCTCGCCCTGGGCATGCACGCCGCGCTGATCGACCTGAGCGGCGAAACCCCGGGCGCCCTGCACGACCTCGGCGGGGTGTCCAGACTGGTGGACCGCCTCGGCGTCGCCTCCCCCACCGCCGACACCCGATGACCGACACGCACCTGCCCGGCACCCACCTGATTGACGGGCACCTGGACCTCGCCATGAACGCCCTGGACGGCCGGGACCTGACCCTCCCCCTGGACGCCCTGCGCGCCGCTGACCCCGTGCCGGGCCAGACGGCCACCGTGACGCTGCCGGAGCTGCGCCTGTCGGGCGTGCGCGTGTGCTTCGGGACGCTGTTCGCCCTGCCCGCCAGCCCCGACACTCCCGGCGGGTACACCGACCACGCGGGCGCCCGCGCGCAGGCACTGGCGCAACTGGACGAGTACCACCGCCTGCAGGACGCCGGGCACCTGACCCTGCTCACCTCGGCCGCCGGAGTGACGGCACACCTCGACTCCCCGGAAGCGCCGCTGGGCGTGGTCCTGCTGATGGAAGGCGCCGACCCCATCCGCGACGCCGCCGACCTGCCCTTCTGGGTCGAGCGGGGCGTGCGCGTCATCGGCCCGGCCTGGGGCCGCACCCGTTACGCCGGAGGCACCGACGCGCCCGGACCTCTCACGCCCGCCGGGGTGGACCTCGTAACCGCCATGCGGGACCTGAACGTCACGCTGGAGGCC
The genomic region above belongs to Deinococcus seoulensis and contains:
- a CDS encoding dipeptidase — encoded protein: MTDTHLPGTHLIDGHLDLAMNALDGRDLTLPLDALRAADPVPGQTATVTLPELRLSGVRVCFGTLFALPASPDTPGGYTDHAGARAQALAQLDEYHRLQDAGHLTLLTSAAGVTAHLDSPEAPLGVVLLMEGADPIRDAADLPFWVERGVRVIGPAWGRTRYAGGTDAPGPLTPAGVDLVTAMRDLNVTLEASHLDDHAFWDAAQIGPRLIATHANSRALVPGNRHLTDDMARAIAAADGVIGLVLLNRFIRPLPEGSLDRVPLAALADHARHYADLIGWDRVALGTDLDGGFGAEKTPAGIDRYAHVPRVLDELPAGVRQSVAWGNWARWLTTHL